Proteins found in one Mucilaginibacter gracilis genomic segment:
- a CDS encoding site-specific integrase: MKTQNNTFGVIFYLRKYKATNDGKAPIYARITVNGHRTDVSVKRSIDPANWNANKGMAKGSKEEVVKLNNFLEQYRSGIVESYQNLLLQKKLITSELVKDKFTGEDQAEFTVCKLIEYHNTEQIQVLEPGTMKNYYTTQKYIQEFIIERFGTKDKYLSELTYKFITDFEYYLRNRTPDKGQKPLNNNGLMKHIERFCKMVNLAVRLEWIDRNPFHAYQLKFDKVEREFLTKDELARIENKHFNIVRLQVVKDLFIFSCYTGLAYIDVFNLTPANLVEKSANNIWIMTNRQKTNEPVKVPLLPKALEIVEKYKGHPQALAEGKVLPTLSNQKLNSYLKEIADMCDITKPLTFHIARHTFATTVTLTNGVPIETVSKLLGHSKLTTTQIYAKVIESKLGDDMARLSERLGHNRF; the protein is encoded by the coding sequence ATGAAAACACAAAACAACACCTTTGGCGTGATCTTCTACTTAAGAAAGTATAAGGCGACCAATGACGGAAAAGCACCTATTTATGCAAGAATTACGGTTAATGGTCATCGTACCGATGTATCAGTAAAACGTTCGATTGATCCTGCAAACTGGAATGCCAATAAAGGTATGGCAAAAGGCAGCAAGGAAGAAGTGGTGAAATTAAATAACTTTTTGGAGCAGTATCGGTCAGGTATTGTAGAAAGCTATCAGAATTTGCTGCTACAAAAAAAGCTCATTACTTCCGAATTAGTAAAGGATAAATTTACTGGTGAAGACCAGGCAGAATTTACCGTTTGTAAACTTATTGAGTACCACAATACAGAACAAATCCAAGTGTTGGAGCCGGGGACGATGAAGAATTACTATACAACGCAAAAGTATATTCAGGAATTTATCATTGAGCGCTTCGGGACGAAAGACAAATACCTTTCTGAACTCACCTACAAATTCATTACGGACTTTGAGTATTACCTGCGTAACAGGACACCTGACAAGGGGCAGAAGCCATTAAATAATAACGGGCTTATGAAACACATCGAAAGATTTTGCAAGATGGTAAATCTTGCTGTCAGGTTAGAGTGGATAGACCGCAACCCGTTTCACGCATACCAATTAAAGTTCGATAAAGTTGAACGGGAGTTTTTAACTAAAGATGAACTGGCAAGAATTGAAAACAAACATTTTAATATCGTAAGGTTGCAGGTTGTCAAAGACCTGTTTATTTTCAGTTGCTACACTGGGCTTGCTTATATAGATGTTTTTAATTTAACCCCGGCCAACCTGGTTGAAAAATCCGCAAATAATATTTGGATTATGACTAACAGGCAAAAGACCAATGAGCCGGTTAAAGTCCCGCTATTGCCAAAAGCTTTAGAAATTGTCGAAAAGTACAAAGGCCATCCCCAGGCATTGGCCGAGGGAAAAGTATTGCCAACATTAAGCAATCAGAAACTAAACAGCTATTTAAAGGAAATTGCTGATATGTGCGATATAACTAAACCATTAACCTTTCATATCGCCCGGCATACTTTCGCCACTACAGTAACATTAACCAACGGCGTGCCGATAGAAACGGTAAGCAAACTTTTAGGCCACTCCAAACTGACCACCACGCAGATATACGCTAAGGTGATCGAAAGTAAGTTAGGCGATGATATGGCCCGACTAAGTGAGCGTTTAGGGCATAACAGATTTTAG
- the argG gene encoding argininosuccinate synthase has translation MKKKVVLAYSGGLDTSFCCIYLTRDLDMEVHSVIVNTGGFSDDELKAVEKRAYEMGVTSHHVVDETINFYNTCIRYLIYGNVLKNNTYPLSVSAERVSQATAIANYAKEINAEYVAHGSTGAGNDQVRFDMIFNILVPEVQILTPIRDLKLSREEEITYLKKHGVEMNFEKNKYSINKGIWGTSVGGKETLTSNLGLPEEAWPTQITETEPRKLELTFEKGELKAIDDKQYDHPTKAIQALQAIAQPYGIGRDIHVGDTIIGIKGRVGFEAAAPIIIIKAHHTLEKHTLTKWQLSWKDQLSTFYGNWLHEGQFHDPIMRNIEAFLNDTQLQVSGKVFVELNPYRFQVIGIESDHDLMSNKFGSYGEMNNAWSGEDVKGFSKIFGNQVMIYHKVNTPNS, from the coding sequence ATGAAGAAAAAAGTAGTATTGGCTTACAGCGGCGGTTTAGATACCTCTTTCTGCTGCATCTATTTAACCCGCGACCTTGATATGGAGGTACACTCGGTAATTGTTAATACCGGTGGTTTTAGCGATGACGAATTAAAGGCTGTTGAAAAACGCGCCTACGAAATGGGTGTAACATCCCATCACGTGGTTGACGAAACTATCAATTTTTATAATACTTGCATACGTTACCTTATTTATGGTAACGTATTGAAAAACAACACCTATCCCCTATCGGTAAGTGCCGAGCGTGTTAGCCAGGCTACCGCCATTGCCAATTACGCCAAAGAAATAAATGCCGAATATGTTGCCCACGGCAGCACAGGTGCCGGTAATGACCAGGTTAGGTTTGATATGATATTTAACATATTAGTGCCCGAAGTGCAGATATTGACCCCTATACGCGATTTAAAACTAAGCCGTGAAGAGGAAATTACCTACCTTAAAAAGCATGGTGTTGAAATGAACTTCGAGAAAAACAAATACTCTATTAACAAGGGTATTTGGGGAACATCAGTTGGTGGTAAAGAAACACTAACATCAAACCTGGGATTGCCCGAGGAAGCATGGCCAACACAAATAACCGAAACCGAGCCCCGGAAACTTGAACTTACCTTTGAAAAAGGCGAACTAAAGGCCATCGACGATAAACAATACGATCATCCTACCAAAGCTATACAGGCATTACAGGCTATTGCGCAACCATATGGCATTGGTCGGGATATTCACGTGGGCGATACTATAATTGGTATTAAAGGCCGTGTTGGCTTTGAGGCTGCTGCACCTATTATCATTATCAAAGCTCACCACACGTTAGAGAAACATACGTTAACCAAATGGCAGTTATCATGGAAAGATCAATTATCTACCTTTTACGGTAACTGGTTACACGAAGGGCAGTTTCACGACCCTATTATGCGCAATATTGAGGCCTTTTTAAATGATACACAGTTACAGGTTAGTGGTAAAGTGTTTGTTGAACTAAATCCGTATCGCTTCCAGGTTATTGGCATAGAATCGGATCATGACTTGATGTCGAATAAATTTGGCAGCTATGGCGAAATGAACAATGCCTGGAGCGGCGAAGACGTAAAAGGTTTTTCGAAAATATTTGGCAATCAGGTAATGATATATCACAAGGTAAACACCCCAAACTCGTAA
- the porN gene encoding type IX secretion system ring subunit PorN/GldN, with product MKKKFIIVLFITLAASLTLMAQTKKKKAKARTTAKRTIHTVRTKPKPKPVDTTAKAAVNPVVVLPANNKIDTIRSVPDSADGYLKSVVLTKARPFPIFEPSPNNIKYYHQYKRDISFKDARNAKFNTTGATLIEAILQGVKDHIITAYDPTAVTKINPTGDAFTIPMTYNQLMGHLVDTALVDQLDKDGNKIGSVKQLNDFSPDKVVGYRIKEDVYYDKQRAKVETHIVGIAPLITLKLSNGDTVGTQPVCWLRYSQCRIVFAKMDVSDPDHNMFDVSMDDMFLQRQFNSVIVEESNPKGNRIKDYMKTPEDQAKEAARIEKKLADYKKNMWNYRTDITAVSVPDKTKTTKPKKTTNDNNTGTPVKQ from the coding sequence ATGAAAAAGAAATTTATTATTGTTTTGTTTATTACATTAGCGGCAAGCTTAACCCTGATGGCCCAAACCAAAAAGAAAAAAGCAAAGGCCCGTACCACGGCTAAAAGAACAATTCACACGGTAAGAACAAAACCCAAACCAAAACCGGTTGATACTACAGCAAAAGCTGCAGTTAACCCCGTGGTTGTTTTGCCGGCAAACAATAAGATAGACACCATCAGATCGGTGCCTGATAGTGCAGACGGGTATTTGAAAAGCGTTGTGCTAACCAAGGCCAGGCCCTTCCCAATATTTGAGCCAAGCCCCAATAACATCAAATACTACCACCAGTATAAACGCGATATCAGCTTTAAAGATGCCCGTAATGCCAAGTTTAATACCACAGGCGCCACCCTCATCGAAGCTATTTTACAGGGCGTTAAAGATCACATCATCACAGCTTATGACCCTACTGCCGTAACCAAAATTAACCCTACAGGTGATGCATTTACCATCCCGATGACGTATAACCAGCTGATGGGCCATTTGGTAGATACCGCACTGGTTGACCAACTGGATAAGGATGGTAACAAGATAGGCAGCGTAAAGCAACTGAATGATTTCAGTCCGGATAAAGTGGTAGGTTACCGCATTAAAGAAGATGTTTACTACGATAAACAACGGGCCAAGGTAGAAACCCATATTGTAGGTATTGCACCCCTAATTACCCTGAAACTATCAAACGGCGATACCGTGGGTACACAGCCGGTATGCTGGTTGCGCTACAGCCAGTGCCGTATTGTATTTGCCAAAATGGACGTATCAGACCCGGACCACAATATGTTTGACGTGAGTATGGATGATATGTTCCTGCAGCGCCAGTTCAACAGCGTAATTGTTGAGGAATCCAACCCGAAAGGCAACCGCATTAAGGACTACATGAAAACCCCTGAAGACCAGGCAAAAGAAGCGGCCCGTATAGAAAAGAAACTGGCCGATTACAAGAAAAACATGTGGAACTACCGCACCGATATTACTGCCGTTTCGGTACCCGATAAAACCAAAACTACCAAACCTAAAAAAACAACTAATGACAATAACACTGGTACGCCTGTGAAGCAATAA
- a CDS encoding fatty acid desaturase has product MAFLDHALEPPSYGWQDNEGNLIKPSPNQLWKEFFFRLNVFKDRKNWLGFFSWLKVLCLVPFFLLFVFKFFSLWMLLIAFLYSMIIMGTHGTIWYHRYCTHRAYQFKNKFWRFFTQNLTLKIIPEEIYVVSHHVHHAKSDKPGDPYNAFGGFLYCFLADVNHQPISKSLSSEDYDRAVLLMKHTGLKTNCYSQYQKWGSLAHPGLAIVYWIINWGFWYGIFFLLGGHALACTIFGAAGFWAVGVRTFNYEGHGKGEDKRRDGVDYNRKDMSINQLWPGFVAGEWHNNHHLYPKSARTGFMPYQVDFAWCYIKFLNMIGGVSFYRDSKKQFLEQYHQPYMKNKEAVTNS; this is encoded by the coding sequence ATGGCATTTTTAGATCATGCCCTGGAACCGCCTTCTTACGGTTGGCAGGACAACGAGGGAAACCTCATCAAACCTTCTCCAAATCAACTCTGGAAAGAGTTTTTTTTTCGTTTAAATGTATTTAAAGATCGTAAAAACTGGCTTGGCTTTTTTAGTTGGCTAAAGGTATTGTGCCTCGTTCCATTTTTTTTATTGTTTGTATTTAAATTCTTTAGCCTCTGGATGTTGCTGATTGCATTTTTATATAGCATGATTATAATGGGGACGCATGGCACTATTTGGTATCATAGATATTGTACACACAGAGCATACCAGTTTAAAAATAAATTTTGGCGTTTTTTCACTCAAAATTTAACGCTAAAGATTATTCCGGAAGAAATTTATGTTGTGTCGCACCATGTTCACCATGCAAAATCCGATAAGCCTGGTGATCCCTACAATGCCTTCGGTGGGTTTCTTTATTGTTTCTTGGCAGATGTTAACCATCAACCCATATCAAAAAGCCTGTCCTCTGAAGATTACGACCGTGCTGTACTGTTGATGAAACATACCGGGCTGAAAACCAATTGTTACAGTCAATACCAAAAATGGGGTTCATTGGCACACCCGGGTTTGGCTATTGTTTATTGGATTATTAATTGGGGCTTTTGGTATGGTATTTTCTTTTTGCTTGGAGGCCACGCTTTAGCATGCACTATTTTTGGAGCAGCGGGTTTTTGGGCCGTTGGTGTGCGTACTTTTAATTATGAAGGGCATGGCAAAGGCGAAGATAAGCGCCGGGATGGGGTAGATTATAATCGTAAGGATATGTCTATTAATCAGCTCTGGCCTGGTTTCGTGGCGGGGGAGTGGCATAACAATCATCATCTTTATCCTAAGAGCGCGCGTACCGGTTTTATGCCTTATCAGGTTGATTTTGCCTGGTGTTATATCAAATTTTTAAACATGATAGGGGGGGTAAGCTTTTATCGCGATAGTAAAAAGCAATTTTTGGAGCAATACCACCAACCCTACATGAAAAATAAAGAGGCAGTTACAAATTCTTGA
- a CDS encoding cupin domain-containing protein — translation MMNNEDQITAMVLSRGNCLKQYTWGDDCYGWDFVDTDALSVKQELMPPDTREQLHYHEIANQFFFILKGKAWVNIDGVEHVLKPNEGVEVKPGQKHFISNKDDVDLEFLLYSQPSTKNDRHNMK, via the coding sequence ATGATGAACAACGAAGATCAAATTACAGCCATGGTGCTTTCCAGAGGGAATTGCCTTAAGCAATACACTTGGGGCGATGATTGCTACGGCTGGGATTTTGTTGATACCGATGCATTATCTGTTAAACAAGAGCTAATGCCGCCAGATACCCGCGAGCAATTACACTATCATGAAATTGCAAACCAGTTCTTTTTTATTTTAAAAGGGAAGGCCTGGGTTAATATCGACGGCGTGGAGCATGTTTTAAAACCTAACGAGGGAGTGGAAGTTAAGCCAGGGCAAAAACATTTTATTAGTAATAAAGACGATGTTGACCTGGAATTTTTATTGTACTCGCAGCCGTCAACAAAAAATGACAGGCACAATATGAAGTAA
- a CDS encoding GNAT family N-acetyltransferase, which produces MIIKRILADEANLVVKLFDNYRVFYKQASDIEVAKLFINARLSNNESVIFVAFDADDIAVGFTQLYPKYSSARASKNWILNDLFVAETHRKQGIGESLIKTAMEFGKNNQATFIQLETAKDNYTAQSLYKAMGFVEQPVSDDFLMFKIAVS; this is translated from the coding sequence ATGATTATTAAAAGGATACTTGCCGACGAAGCTAATTTGGTAGTAAAATTATTTGATAATTACCGGGTATTTTACAAGCAGGCATCGGATATTGAAGTGGCCAAATTGTTTATTAATGCGCGATTGAGCAATAATGAGTCGGTAATATTTGTTGCTTTTGATGCTGATGATATAGCGGTTGGATTTACGCAATTATACCCCAAATATTCGTCGGCAAGGGCTTCAAAAAATTGGATATTAAATGATTTGTTTGTTGCCGAGACCCACAGGAAACAAGGCATCGGCGAAAGTCTGATTAAAACAGCGATGGAATTTGGTAAAAATAACCAGGCCACATTTATACAACTGGAAACAGCAAAAGATAATTATACCGCTCAAAGTTTATATAAAGCCATGGGCTTTGTTGAGCAACCAGTGAGTGACGATTTTTTAATGTTTAAGATAGCAGTATCTTGA
- a CDS encoding GNAT family N-acetyltransferase, whose amino-acid sequence MTIQDFDIQVATGQHVEYAQQICDEMAESAKARGTGIARRSPEYVANKMLEGKAVIALFKDGTWAGFCYIETWSHGDFVANSGLIVNPEFRKVGLAKAIKERVFELSRTKYPHAKIFGLTTGLAVMKINSDLGYEPVTYSELTQDEDFWHGCTSCVNYDILMSKGRKNCMCTAMLFDPAEKQKEYEEKMKKITHKATLLERIENALKKIGQDY is encoded by the coding sequence ATGACCATACAAGATTTTGATATTCAGGTTGCTACCGGACAACATGTTGAATATGCGCAGCAGATATGTGATGAGATGGCCGAATCGGCAAAAGCACGCGGTACAGGTATAGCGCGCAGGTCGCCGGAGTATGTTGCCAACAAAATGCTGGAAGGTAAAGCCGTAATAGCTTTATTTAAAGATGGCACCTGGGCTGGTTTCTGTTATATAGAAACCTGGAGCCACGGCGATTTTGTGGCTAACTCGGGCCTAATTGTGAACCCCGAATTTAGAAAAGTGGGTTTGGCCAAGGCCATTAAAGAGCGGGTTTTTGAGCTTTCGCGCACCAAATATCCGCATGCCAAAATATTTGGCCTAACAACAGGCCTGGCGGTGATGAAGATAAACTCCGACCTAGGTTATGAACCGGTTACCTACTCGGAACTTACCCAGGACGAGGATTTTTGGCATGGTTGCACTAGTTGCGTAAACTATGATATTTTGATGAGCAAGGGCCGTAAAAACTGCATGTGCACGGCTATGCTTTTTGACCCCGCCGAAAAGCAAAAAGAATACGAAGAAAAAATGAAAAAAATTACGCACAAGGCAACATTACTTGAGCGGATAGAAAATGCACTTAAAAAAATAGGTCAGGATTATTAG
- the porK gene encoding T9SS ring complex lipoprotein PorK/GldK → MSANYRKIAIILGSALFCACKTSKIIYEVPTDVRPYTGKTLTAPPGMIYIPAGTIYESSTIKDSINADTSTRRVSLSSFFMDMTEVSNKQYRKFVDWVADSVAVTTYLKNDPKFFYNAKLKSKTASAKGAKADSVARMINWRNIDINGKVPFWQSHSEKFPGLVSMVNGRKTLNKDMLKFAFTHVQAGGPNAGKSVTDTIKIMPDNNVWQEDFPNSQSDFLVNNYFQLKGFDNYPVVGVTWKQARAYTGWRNIISASTLDRSLVELGLSFSLPTEAQWEYAASGGEQNMENATGNVQSKDQNVVPSYIQKKTKKILPIANFKQGEGDYTRDGAIQTVPVKSYAPNVFGLYNMAGNVAEWALDAYSPSAFEFVEDRDPVLLLDATDEDADVMKRKVVRGGSWKDNATDLNTATRNYEVQNVAHSYIGFRCTMAAPDLITEQVGTRKYLAPKKDKNAKVKASGK, encoded by the coding sequence ATGAGTGCAAATTATAGAAAGATAGCCATTATTCTTGGATCGGCATTGTTTTGTGCGTGTAAAACGTCAAAAATCATATATGAGGTACCAACTGATGTAAGGCCGTACACGGGTAAAACCCTTACCGCCCCTCCGGGTATGATCTATATTCCGGCAGGTACCATATACGAAAGCAGCACCATAAAAGATTCTATAAACGCCGATACCAGCACGCGCCGGGTGAGCTTAAGTTCCTTTTTTATGGATATGACCGAAGTAAGCAACAAACAATACCGCAAATTTGTGGATTGGGTTGCCGATTCTGTTGCTGTGACCACCTATCTGAAAAACGACCCTAAATTCTTTTATAACGCCAAGCTGAAAAGCAAAACCGCCAGCGCCAAGGGTGCTAAGGCCGATTCGGTTGCCCGGATGATTAACTGGCGCAATATCGATATCAATGGTAAGGTTCCGTTCTGGCAGTCGCACAGCGAAAAATTCCCCGGCCTGGTATCTATGGTTAACGGAAGGAAAACGCTGAACAAGGATATGCTCAAATTTGCTTTTACACATGTGCAGGCAGGCGGGCCCAATGCAGGCAAATCAGTAACCGATACCATCAAGATAATGCCCGATAATAACGTTTGGCAGGAAGATTTCCCGAATTCACAGTCAGACTTTCTGGTGAATAACTATTTCCAGTTGAAAGGCTTTGATAATTACCCCGTTGTTGGCGTAACCTGGAAACAGGCCCGTGCCTATACCGGCTGGAGAAATATCATCAGTGCCAGCACCCTGGACAGGAGTTTGGTAGAACTGGGCCTTTCGTTCAGTTTGCCTACCGAGGCCCAGTGGGAATATGCAGCATCGGGCGGTGAGCAGAACATGGAAAATGCAACAGGCAACGTTCAGTCCAAAGATCAGAACGTGGTACCGTCATACATCCAGAAGAAAACAAAAAAGATATTACCGATAGCCAACTTTAAACAGGGCGAAGGTGACTATACCCGGGATGGAGCCATCCAAACCGTACCGGTAAAATCATACGCGCCAAACGTGTTCGGCCTGTATAACATGGCCGGTAACGTAGCCGAGTGGGCCCTTGATGCCTACAGCCCTTCGGCTTTTGAATTTGTTGAAGACCGCGACCCGGTATTGTTACTGGATGCAACAGATGAGGATGCCGACGTGATGAAACGTAAAGTAGTAAGAGGCGGATCATGGAAAGATAATGCAACCGACCTGAATACGGCAACCCGTAATTACGAAGTACAGAATGTGGCCCACTCTTACATCGGCTTCAGGTGTACAATGGCAGCTCCGGATCTGATTACCGAACAGGTAGGAACCCGGAAATACCTTGCTCCCAAAAAGGACAAGAACGCCAAAGTAAAGGCAAGCGGAAAATAG
- a CDS encoding IS982 family transposase codes for MNNLIQNYTFILEEFRKLSIKEDFYYKPVRPRLSDLELITLNLTAEYCGIDSEYQLFRNLKGTPLDILIERSVYNKRKRKLFPHINEVRKKLVQKLNAVQDCFIVDSMPLEVCKNARAARSKICKEQEYAFPNHGFCAAQSSRYYGYKLHAVCSVDGVFENFDLSPASVHDIHYLKDIQQQMTDCVLLGDKGYLSAEVQVNLFESVNIRLETPMRNNQKKFKPYPYLFKKSRKRIETLFSQLCDQFMIRRNYAKTFEGFKTRTLSKITALTTIQYLNKFIFKRNMNHIKINLV; via the coding sequence ATGAACAACTTGATTCAAAATTACACTTTTATTTTAGAAGAGTTTAGGAAACTGTCAATAAAAGAGGACTTTTATTACAAACCAGTAAGGCCAAGACTGTCTGATTTAGAGTTAATTACGTTAAATTTGACCGCTGAATATTGTGGAATAGATTCTGAATATCAGTTATTTAGAAACCTGAAAGGTACCCCGCTTGATATCTTGATCGAACGAAGTGTTTACAATAAGAGAAAAAGAAAATTGTTCCCGCACATAAATGAGGTGAGAAAAAAGCTTGTTCAGAAACTGAACGCTGTCCAGGACTGTTTCATTGTCGATTCAATGCCTTTAGAGGTATGTAAAAATGCCCGTGCAGCAAGAAGTAAAATCTGCAAAGAACAGGAATACGCTTTTCCAAACCATGGTTTTTGTGCTGCGCAAAGTTCGAGGTATTATGGATACAAACTGCATGCAGTTTGTTCAGTAGATGGTGTTTTTGAGAACTTTGACCTAAGCCCTGCTTCCGTACATGACATACATTACCTGAAAGATATACAACAACAAATGACTGATTGCGTGCTACTTGGAGACAAAGGCTATTTGTCCGCAGAGGTACAGGTCAATCTTTTTGAATCTGTAAACATTAGATTGGAAACCCCGATGAGAAACAATCAAAAGAAATTCAAACCGTATCCATACCTATTCAAAAAATCAAGGAAAAGGATTGAAACGCTATTTTCGCAACTGTGCGATCAGTTTATGATCAGAAGAAATTATGCCAAAACTTTTGAGGGGTTTAAGACAAGGACGTTAAGTAAAATAACTGCCCTGACCACCATTCAATACCTCAACAAATTTATCTTTAAAAGGAACATGAATCACATTAAAATAAATTTAGTCTGA